DNA sequence from the Deltaproteobacteria bacterium genome:
CCAGTGCATGTACGGCTTCACTTTTTCCTATCTCGGAATTAAAAGCAAGCGATATCATCCCATAGCCGGCATCTGCCACGCCCTCATTCTCCTGCTCTTGTGGTCCACGGATTATATTGTTGCCGACCGTTTCGTCACCCGGGACTTTATCGGATTGGAAACCCCCTATATTGAACCGGCCCTGGGACCTCTCGGCCCGGTGTTTGTGCTTTATGCGGTCTTGGCCAGCATCATGGCCATCGCCCTCTGGGTGAGACGCAAAGGAAGCAATCCGAGATACCGGAAGGCCTATCTGGCGGGGATGGGCTTCTGGATCGTTCTGGGGGCCCATGACGGCCTGGCTTCGCTGGGGGTTCCAAGCCTTCAATACTTCATGGAGTATGGATTCATGGGGTTCTCTATGGCCGTTTTGTGGGTCGTCTTCGACGACTTTTTAGAGGCAACGGCGGAAGATAAATACCGTGTGATTACGGAATCTGCAAACGATTGTATCCTGGTGATCCAGGATGGGAAAATGGTTTTCGGGAATCCCGCGTGTATGAATGTCTTGGGCCAATCTCTAAACAATGCGGCGGCCAGGGATTTTGTTGATATTGTGGTCCCTGAAGACAGAAAACAGGTCCTGGAAAACTGTCGGAGGCTCCTCAGCGGCGGCAATGCCCTTGACCCGTATACGGTGCGGGTAGTTAAAGGAAACGGCGAAGAGGGCTTCGTAGAAATAAATGCAAGCATGATTACCTACCGAAAAAGGCCCGCTGTCCTTGCCATCATGCGCGATATGACCGAACGAAGGCGTGAAGAAGCGACACGGCTCGAAAATGAAAAGAAGATAGCCAGATTAAAGAAGACGGAATCCCTCGGTCTTCTGGCCGGCGGTGTTGCCCATGACTTGAACAATGTCCTCTTCGGGGTTGTAGGCTATCCCGGAATAATTCTATCCAAACTTCCTCAAGACAGCCAACTCATCGGCCCCATCAAGGCGATCGAGACATCCGGCAAGATGGCAGCGGCCATTGTCCAGGACCTGTTATCCGTGACCAGGGGTGTGGCCATGCCCCAAGAGACCATGAGCCTGAATGACGTGATCAACGAATACCTGGAATCCCCGGAGCACAGCAAACTCTTGGAGTTTCACCCATCCATTACGGTCGATACCCACCTGGATGTTGATTTGTTCAATATCAGGGGTTCTCAGTCCCACGTCAGGAGTGTCGTTATGAACCTGGTGTCCAATGCCTCGGAGGCGATTGAGGAGAGTGGGCATGTGACCCTATCGACATCCAACCGGTATGTGGACAAACCCGTAGGGAATTATGACACTATCGAAAGCGGCGAATATGTGGTCCTTGAGGTTTCCGATGATGGCACGGGGATTCCGCCAGGTGATCTTGAACAGATTTTTGAGCCTTTCTTTACCAAAAAGGTCATGGGTCGCAGCGGGACCGGTTTGGGCTTGGCGCTCGTATGGAATGTCATCCATGACCACGATGGATATATCGATGTACAAAGTGACGACAGCGGCACCACGTTCACACTCTATTTTCCCATAACCCGCGAGGAATTGCCGGACAATGGATTGTCCCTGCCCATTAAGGACTTATCCGGAGACGGCGAGTCGATCCTGGTGGTGGATGATGTGAAAAGCCAAAGGGAAATACTCTGCAGTATGCTGAAGGATTTTCACTATCGCCCGAAAGCGGTTTCCAGCGGGGAAGAGGCGATTGAGTATCTAAAAGAGAATTCCGCAGACCTGGTATTGCTGGATATGATTATGGACCCGGGAATGAATGGACGCCAGACATACGAGAAAATCATCGCGCTTCACCCCGGCCAGAATGCCGTCATTATAAGTGGCTACACCCAAACAGAGGATGTGAAGGAAACCCAGAGAATGGGCGCAGGTCCATACCTGAAAAAACCCGTGACCCTGGAAAAGTTCGGGCTGACGGTGAAAGAAGCGTTGATTCGGGCCCGGTCAGGGCAAGCGGAAAACGGACCTGCATGAAGATGAACCGCCTGCGGGGACCAAAAAAGATGTGGATCTCGCTGTGACCCGGTTGCAGGGTCTCGAGAGCGAAGACGCGTGTCGTGTATTTTGTGAACAGGCCACCCAAGGAGATACACATCGTATTTATGATCGCGGCCTCACGTCGCGGTTCCGCACACTGATCTCCAATGCCTGCCCTGGAATTTCCCCGTTAGTGTATGTTCTGAGGTTCAACCCTTCGCCTTTCCCTAATGTACGGAGAATTGGAAGGCCCGGAGTCAGGCCGTGACAACGGATCACCTTCTGCGAGAGAGACAATGAACGACTGGTGTGATCAACAGGATTCTGTTCCTGACGGGGATCGGATTTATCGCTGCTCCAAATGCGGCAAGCGGCTTCATCCCCGCCAGATATTCGGAAGCGATGGAGAGCCTGCAGGGTGGAGACTGCCGCCCCACAAGAAGAAGGGGCACAAGCTCAAGGCAATAAAAGAGCGTCAGAGCAAAAGACGGAAGGAAAAGACACTGGGCCGGCGTCGTTCTCAGTAAACTTCAATATGAGGCATTAACGTCCTCTATCTGCTGATTTTATGCCATTTTTACCCACTACAAAAAACGAACTGCGTAATCTCGGATGGGATCGGCTTGATGTCATTCTTGTCTCAGGCGACAGCTATATTGATTCTCCCTACATGGGCACGGCTGTCATGGGCCGGGTCCTTTCAGACGCCGGATTCAGGGTCGGAATCATCGCCCAGCCTGACGTCTCGTCAGGAAAAGACATCACCCGTCTCGGATTGCCGAGGCTTTTCTGGGGGGTTACCGCCGGGGCCGTCGATTCCATGGTGGCCAACTATACGGCCACGGGAAAACCGAGACAATCGGACGACTATACGCCCGGGGGAATCAACAACCGGAGACCGGACAGGGCGGTGATCGTTTACACAAATCTCATCAAGCGGCACTTCAAGGGGAGCCGCATCCCCATCGTCCTGGGAGGGATTGAGGCGAGCCTGAGACGGATAAGCCATTATGATTTTACGTCGGATAGCATCAGGAGGTCCATACTCTTTGATTCAAAGGCCGACCTCCTTGTTTACGGGATGGGAGAGAAGAGTGCCGTCGGCCTGGCAAGGGCAATGGATGCCGGCACAGATTACCGGGACATCCGGGGCATATGCTATATCTCCGGGAAGAAACCCGATGAGTATATAGAACTCCCTTCATACGAGAACGTCCTGAAGGATAAACAAAAATTTATTGAGTGCTTTCATACTTTTTATCGCAATATTGATCCGGTAAGCGCGAGGGGGCTTGTTCAGAGGCATCAAAACAGGTACCTTGTCCATAATCCACCGTCTCACATACTGTCGGAGAGGGAACTGGACAGGATATACGAACTCGATTTTGAAAGAGACCTTCACCCCTTTTATAAAAAAGGCGGTGACGTCAGGGCCCTGGATACCATCAGGTTTTCCATCCCCACACACAGAGGATGTTACGGAGAATGTAACTTCTGCGCCATCGCGGTTCACGAGGGAAGGACGGTCCAGTCACGGAGCATCGGGTCGATTGTAAGAGCGGCTGAACAGATCGCCGGATTGCCGGATTTCAAGGGATACATCTCGGATGTGGGCGGTCCCACCGCCAACATGTACGGGTTTGAGTGCAGAAAAAAACGTGAAAAGGGAAGCTGTACTGACAGGAGGTGCCTGTTTCCGGAGATCTGTCCGAATCTCAGGCCCGACCATAGCAGGCAGATCGAGCTGTTAACCAGACTCCGGCAGATGGACGGCATAAAAAAGGTCTTTGTCGCCTCAGGCCTCAGGTACGATCTCTTGTTTAATGATAAAAGGCATTGTATAAAGTACCTTGAAGAGATTGTGTCGCATCATGTATCGGGCCAGATGAAAGTGGCCCCCGAACACACCCAAAAAAAAGTGCTTGACGCAATGGGAAAACCGGATGCGGATTCGCTTCTTGAACTCAAGACGATCTTTGACCGCTTGTCCACATCAGTTTCAAAAAAGCAATTCCTGACCTATTATCTGATGGCGGCACACCCGGGATGCACCCTTGATGATATGCGGAAACTGAAGTCCTTTGCGAATATAAAGCTTCGGATCACGCCCGAGCAGATACAGATATTCACCCCGACCCCTTCGACCTATTCAACGCTCATGTACCATACGGGATTGAATCCTTTTACCGGAGAAGAGATCTTTGTGGAAAAAAC
Encoded proteins:
- a CDS encoding response regulator; this encodes MQLGNIILQSAGSLAMAVLALLMLIVQAAFFLRKPRFSWYAWGAAISFSAMLYAIGIFFEYNAPPGPLNRSAGLLEYTAIICLIQCMYGFTFSYLGIKSKRYHPIAGICHALILLLLWSTDYIVADRFVTRDFIGLETPYIEPALGPLGPVFVLYAVLASIMAIALWVRRKGSNPRYRKAYLAGMGFWIVLGAHDGLASLGVPSLQYFMEYGFMGFSMAVLWVVFDDFLEATAEDKYRVITESANDCILVIQDGKMVFGNPACMNVLGQSLNNAAARDFVDIVVPEDRKQVLENCRRLLSGGNALDPYTVRVVKGNGEEGFVEINASMITYRKRPAVLAIMRDMTERRREEATRLENEKKIARLKKTESLGLLAGGVAHDLNNVLFGVVGYPGIILSKLPQDSQLIGPIKAIETSGKMAAAIVQDLLSVTRGVAMPQETMSLNDVINEYLESPEHSKLLEFHPSITVDTHLDVDLFNIRGSQSHVRSVVMNLVSNASEAIEESGHVTLSTSNRYVDKPVGNYDTIESGEYVVLEVSDDGTGIPPGDLEQIFEPFFTKKVMGRSGTGLGLALVWNVIHDHDGYIDVQSDDSGTTFTLYFPITREELPDNGLSLPIKDLSGDGESILVVDDVKSQREILCSMLKDFHYRPKAVSSGEEAIEYLKENSADLVLLDMIMDPGMNGRQTYEKIIALHPGQNAVIISGYTQTEDVKETQRMGAGPYLKKPVTLEKFGLTVKEALIRARSGQAENGPA
- a CDS encoding YgiQ family radical SAM protein encodes the protein MPFLPTTKNELRNLGWDRLDVILVSGDSYIDSPYMGTAVMGRVLSDAGFRVGIIAQPDVSSGKDITRLGLPRLFWGVTAGAVDSMVANYTATGKPRQSDDYTPGGINNRRPDRAVIVYTNLIKRHFKGSRIPIVLGGIEASLRRISHYDFTSDSIRRSILFDSKADLLVYGMGEKSAVGLARAMDAGTDYRDIRGICYISGKKPDEYIELPSYENVLKDKQKFIECFHTFYRNIDPVSARGLVQRHQNRYLVHNPPSHILSERELDRIYELDFERDLHPFYKKGGDVRALDTIRFSIPTHRGCYGECNFCAIAVHEGRTVQSRSIGSIVRAAEQIAGLPDFKGYISDVGGPTANMYGFECRKKREKGSCTDRRCLFPEICPNLRPDHSRQIELLTRLRQMDGIKKVFVASGLRYDLLFNDKRHCIKYLEEIVSHHVSGQMKVAPEHTQKKVLDAMGKPDADSLLELKTIFDRLSTSVSKKQFLTYYLMAAHPGCTLDDMRKLKSFANIKLRITPEQIQIFTPTPSTYSTLMYHTGLNPFTGEEIFVEKTLRGKEKQKSVIRGER